The genomic stretch aatataacatatttatatgtttttggaatcagcaaatgatggagaataagataaacgtaaatttggatcgttttataaatttttatttttttttacaattttcagatttttaatgaccaaagtcattaattaatttttaagccaccaagctgaaatgcaataccgaagtccgggcttcgtcgaagattacttgaccaaaatttcaaccaatttagttgaaaaatgagggcgtgacagtgccgcctcaactttcacgaaaagccggatatgacgtcatcaaagacattaataaaaaaaatgaaaaaaacgttcggggatttcatacccaggaactctcatgtcaaatttcataaagatcagtccagtagtttagtctgaatcactctacacacacacacacacacacacagacacacagacacacagacacacagacacacgcacatacaccacgaccctcgtttcgattccccctcgatgttaaaatatttagtcaaaacttgactaaatataaaaacgtaaCCTTTCATAACATTCTCGGGAATACATTTTGTTTGTATACTACAAGCAAAGAATGAAAAAGTCACGTGATGTGAAGTGATATGAAAACATCAACCTGTCGGCCTGAATCTAAAATAAACCAACACTGAAAACCTGGGATCAGCCATCATCCCAACTTGTGAGGCTTGACTAGCCAAAACCCCAAAACCGAGACGAAAATGTGCTCAAAATTAAAGAAAGTCTGCATCGTAGAGACCAGCGGAGCCTGTCTCGGTCTTTTAGTTTCGGCTAGCGAAGTAATTACACGTGTCGTCACTGGAGACTAAATACTCCTCGGTTGTCAGTGTTGATcatttagtttcaggccgacggAGTGAGTAAATGTTTTGAAATCGCTTAACGCGCCTTGTTTCATCTGTTGTTAAACTTTTATTTATAATTAGAATGTCGAGAATTGTATTGAACAAATTAATTTGTTATCTTTTAAGCTTCCGAGTTGAAATGCGATCCCATTGTCCGGACCGAGTcaaagattatttgaccaaccttttaacaacaacaaacaagaagggcaaagcccatacgactcacatgcttgaccttgacctttacatgaccttgaccttcagggtcaaggtcaaataactaaacctagcaatgacatcatacactaagaactgctttacacatttttcctaccaaaatacatgtgacccaaggtcaaggtcatccaaggtcatgcaacacaaagctgttaattcaagacataggaagtacaatggtgcttattggctctttctaccatgagatatggtcacttttagtggttcactaccttattttggtcacatttcataagggtcaaagtgaccttgaccttgatcatatgtgaccaaatgtgtctcatgatgaaagcataacatgtgccccacataatttttaagtttgaaacagttaccttccatagttcagggtcaaggtcacttcaaaatatgtatacaatccaactttgaagagctcctgtgaccttgaccttgaagcaaggtaaaccaaactggtatcaaaagatggggcttactttgccctatatatcatacatatataggtgaggtattgaatctcaaaaacttcagagaaaatgggaaaaatgtgaaaaatagctgttttttacacaacatttatggcccctgcgaccttgaccttgaagcaaggtcaagatgctatgtatgtttttttgggccttgtcatcatacaccatcttgccaaatttggtactgatagactgaatagtgtccaagaaatatccaacgttaaagttttccggacggacgtccggacggacagacgtccggacggacggacggacgactcgggtgagtacatagactcacttttgcttcgcatgcgagtcaaaaagAGGTCGCCAGAGTGCCGTTAAACTTCTTTTTaccgccggatatgacgtcatcaaagacatttatcctaaaataaaatataaaaaacgACTTGAGATATtatctgtaaagtttcaaaaagaTATGTTCAGTACTTTTTAAAGAATTGCTGAGcatccaaacaaacacacacacacaaccacaaacacacacagagacacacacacaaccacaaacacacaattaaGCTTACCACAAGTACTGTTCTCTGAAATAACATAGCCTTGAAGACACTGACatttcttcttttcactacatgCGGTATGGGGGTCTTGACAGGCACTCGACCCGTCGTTTGGATCACACTCCCCTCCCGGCTTTCCTTTGTTGGGGACTgttgacagagaaaaaaacatgaCTTCAGGGTTAAAGGGATTATatctaacaagaaaactgtctcaaatTGCTCCAATATCTATAGTATACAGTTCAGGTCGAtgggttgtaattatgtgaccacacaccaggaatacctaaaaataaacgtttgagcgctgagttactcaaattgaaaacggctgtgttttgagtgggcATCCCAGACTGTAATTAACTCACATTGTGACGTTCTTTGCGTGCGTCTTTATTTTTGTCCTACCTTAATTTCGACCCTGAGTATTTCGTGCGGTATTCCTGGAGagacagatttgaaattgagaCGGGTGCTACAGAGTTCCTTTTGGGAGTTAAATATATAACAACCCACACGAGGAAGGTCTCAAAGtaagtgtttgagcgttctatttttttcaaatctgaatgctttgtttggtagtcattgcagaccgtgatattctccaactgacattgtgttgtttctgttgtgCGAAACGTTTTAGCCCTGTATGGCACGTATTTTGCATGCGTAAGCTAGACtgtaatacccccattccacacaacagttctaggtcccgttcccgtaccgaccaaggaacggtgcgtgTACGAGAGGGATCGGGAGGGAACCacaatggaacgtaaatgatcgttaacggaactgctttgaacggtagggtcggtagggacggttgagtttgggctgcatgttcaaaattgtagccgttcccctcccgatcagaatgaacggtaatggaaccttaacccctcggtaacggaacgcttggatcgttaaaggaacctaaaacaacggtaacgcaacggtaacGCTcccacacactgagttgtcatacccacattccaaacaaccgttctaggtccagttcccgtaccgaccaaggacggctgccactatggtcagacgctgcgcagcgttccattgttgtggcagccgtcctttgTCGGTACGGGAACGAATGTGTGGAATGTGGGTGTAAGTTTGATTTCCTAAATCCAACGGTcttaatctgctttgacgaatgggtatatatgaaaactaaataaataatgatgacGACCGGAAGTCCGGACTCTTGACAGTAGAGCTGGGCgaagcaaaccgctcgctgattaaaattcatttaattatttggcatagtttaggagcagttttgagcaaataaTTGAAGGTGTTTCTAAATTTCAGTACAGCAAATGTCTCTTGGactttttaaggtccaaatcgtcagaaaacttttcaAAATGGCGCCTTCGGTATACTATCTTTAACTTTTAGAAGACAGCTCTGTGTCCTTTCCCTGTCAAGGAAGGGAAGGATAACATAAGACGTACTAATCAGAACGTTACTTTAGTATTGCTTCAATTTGGGCACATTCCTATTTATTAAGAAATCATGTCCACCGCCACATATCTGTACAAGCAGCAACGTTGGATATGGAAATCCTTCATCTGTAAAAACATAAACCAGCCTGGCATATCTTACTGGACAGAGTGTCATGTATATTGCTAGGCAAGCATATCATGTTCCATTTAGAGATAGCTCCATTAGAGTGAGTCTATTAGCTAAAGGTCCAAGGGACAGCACTCCGTATGAATAGGAAGAGTTGAGGTTCTTGATATTAAAGCATGGCCGAACCAACACTATGTCTCCGCCTCTCTGTACGTAAACCcacaaatacaacatggtgtcagaagtggggtttGTCAAGAACGTTTGGACTGAAAGATAAGTCACTCAAGCATAATATTAGACTATGGAGGGAACTGGTAGCTGTCCAAGATTCAATTGGGAAGCAAGAGATCTAGTGGGGGAATGGAATTCTTTCAAAGATCACGTGTCTTTCATGTTCAAGGGACCACTGAAAGCCaagtcagaagaagaaaaatgttcctATCTAATGTTATGGGTTGGAGAGAAGGGTAGGAAAATCTTCTCAACCTGGACATTGAGTGATGAGCAGCAGAAAAAGTTGCAGAACTACTACGATGGTTTCAAAGCCTACGTTCAGCCCAAATCAAACCCAATCTTTGCAAGGTACAAATTTCACAGCAAGGTACAGGCACCAGATGAAACGTGTGAACAGTTTGTAACAGAACTGAAGTTGCTTGTGAAAGAGTGCGAGTACGGAGACAAAGAAGATGAGGTAGTGAGAGACAGAATAGTGTTCGGAACAAAATCAGACAAAGTGCGTGAGAAACTCATTGATATTGGGAAAGATCTGACTCTAGAGAAAGCTATTGAGATAGCCAGAGTGGATGAAATGTCAGTGAAACagctgaaagaaatgaatttgtCAGCTGAAGCAGCCGTTCATGCAGTTAGGCATAGAGAGAGAACGAATGCACAAAAGACGTCATGCAGCTGCGACAAGAACAAAGGTACACATGCACCTAGCGAACACAGAGCTACGGCACAGAAGAAATGCGGTAGGTGTGGCATGAAGCACACACAAGATGCGCAATGTCCTGCGATAGGAAAAGAATGCAGAAAATGCATGAAACCAAACCACTTTGCGAGCATGTGTAGGGCCAgaacagagcaaacacacagctcaaagagaagaaacaaagtacacacactaGACGATAGTGACAGTAGCGACACAGAGGATGAAGTGCAAGCGTACTCGTTAGGTACAATCGGCACTGCAGAAatgaatacagtggattccggATGGTTTCAGAAACTGGAAGTAGAAGAGAAAACAGTCAATTTTCAGTTAGATACTGGAGCAAAATGCAATGTCATTTCTGAGAAAACGTTCAAATCTTTCAAAGGAAAGAAACTGGAGAAGTCAAAGGTCAAGCTTACGTCATATTCAGGCCATAACATCAAGACACTAGGTTCGACGAAACTGACATGCAAGTTCAAGAAAGAAGAGCATGAAGTGAAATTCTATGTCACAGAGATGGATAGTACAGCGATACTTGGTCTGGAAGCTTGTCAGAGATTAGGACTGATCCAGAGAGTAGACACAGTGCAGTCAAGCATGACGCAAGAGGTTAAAGGAGATCACCCTCAGCTAGCAGCCTTAATTTCCTTGAGAAAATGCCCCAAAGACAATAAGATTGACCAAATACCATTAGTCTGCCAAATCTATCCAGAAACAAATATTACTGAGTGCGGCAACGCCACTAACGTTTTGTGTAATGTGTCAAATAGAAAAGATGCTGTTATTCCCCCTGCAGGgatgggactctcttgtgatgaaaaaagaggaaatacCTTTTTTCCAGGGCGATTTTGTTtataaatggtacattaaaatctgtgcaatctggtgcattctgaaagtaaaattatatttgtttggatcaggtaaaaaagacattttcctcacccccccaccccccccccccccccaaaaaaaaccacaaaaaaaccccaagaaaaaacactttcacacaacaatgatAGCATTGTAATTGTGCATatttacgtaatgaaccatgtattcATCAtacaatactggcaatagtatgacgcggaaaaatagattacttcagcggaattcgtaagttgtgtccacggaaatccgcggattcgcggaaaagtcccacccctgcacGTGACAGTGTGGACAAAGTATCAACATGAGCGTGTATGCAGGGAGGACCATGCAATGAAACATGCTTAATAAACACATGTTTTGCGCTTCTAACATCAGTAGTGCTCGAATTTCAGTAAAGCCTCTGATTCGTTCGACCTATATATCGCTGCACAATGCTTTGGGCACCGAATTTTGGGTAAAaaggcttcgcgaagtcttacCGAAGTCAAGTTTGGGATCCATTAAAGACATTTTTAAGAACTTCAAAAGAAGTGTTTGGCAAATTGTCCAGCACTTCCGAAACTTCTTTTTCAATTTCAGCAAAAGGGATACATTTACCCAAATCGTGTATGGCCAAAATGGCTGACACTGTTATTCCCAATTCAgcaaacaataataataataataatacgaatatttataacgcgcacatatctcaccaacaggcgactcaaggcgcacatacactcgttcacacacacggagacttaaagacGTGCGAATATTGCCGGATTTTGTATGGTCTTTTCGGCAAATGTGCCCAAAAGGCGGTATTCTTGGTCTTTTCAGCAAATTCGCCCCCAAAGTGGCGGAATTGCATGGCCTTTTCTGCTTTCCAACATTGCCAGAACTTCTATGGCCGGTCATTACGGCAACTTTGCCAAAGTAAACATATCCGTGCAACAGCCCTTCGTGTGCTGGAAATTTATTCTCTTGTTTTCTGATCGCTGTGTGTGTTTATACGTACAGCAGATTTGTGTGTCGATGTCCTCATAGGTGTTTGCTGTGTCACACAAGCACGTGCTATCCACGCACTTcgctccccacacacacagaggcatgaTGCTGGTAGTCGAGCACACGCTTCCAACGCGTTTTTCTGAGAGAAGAAACACAGCTAATAGGTATACTAACATATTCAAGACACACTCCTCCCCATGTAAACAGGCCTTCTGAAAGGATGTACAGCAAAAGAAAAGtaataacaaaaaaaatccgtcgcgatataaccttgaatggttgaaaacgacgttaaacaccaaataaagaaaaaacaaaaaaatgtatttgCGTCATTTTAGTTGTTAGTTGTATTCTTAAAAGTTTCACAGTAAAATATGTTGCACAGCGAATGCGAAAATCTTAAAATATATCGGTATCTTTATTTGCATTATTTGAGTATTTTGACTAATTAGCGTAACAAAGTGACCCGTTTCTATGTCAGCTAGAAGTCGTAGCTGTAACAAAATATCGGGTTGATGACTAACACCATCAcattattaacaacaacaaatcatcTGTGTGTGACAGCAATTAACGCACGCGTTATTCAGTCACTATACTCACTGCAGACCCCCGTCGCGTCACAGACAGTGCTGACATCACAGTTACTTTTCATCGCTCCACTGCAGTCTCCGCCAAGAGGTAGTCCTGAAATAAAACCTTATTTAAACACACTCTTTCTCGTTAAAGCAGTTCAGCTAACCTGTCAATATATATCTCTATGTAATGCATACTTAACTTTAGCGGGGATGTAATTGGTTGATGATTCCATGATAAAAAGCAGAGTTATTAAGTTATTTAATCATTAGAAAAAACAGTGTGAAGAATTTTTTCTTGTCGTTTCTTGTTCTCCACTGACCGCAGTGATCGTATTTTAGACTATCAAGCGTAGAAAATACGGCGAAATTGTATGGATTCCCATGTCTGTTAGAAAATTAtatcaagcgtacaaaatacggcgacatcgtatgggttcccatgTCTGTTAGAAAATTAtatcaagcgtacaaaatacggcgaaatcgtatgggttcccaggccTGTTTAGACTgtcaagcgtacaaaatacggcgaaatcgtatgggttcccaggccTGTTTAGACtatcaagcgtacaaaatacggcgaaatcgtatgggttcccaggccTGTTTAGACTGTCAAGCGTACAAACTACGGCGAAATCGTGTGGGTTCCCAGGCCTGTTTACGCTGTGCAGTCCCTGGAGTTTGCACGAGCTGATGAAAGTCTCACTTCCTCccgttcggctcaccatctcatacCTGGCCTGGATTTAACTTGCGGCAAgacccatccctccacttggtcacataccaacaattagCTCTCTGTGTGCTCTCTGCTCTCAAAATTCCAATTCACCCCAGCACGCAGtcagttttttttgtgttttttttggttggcaGCCCAGTGGAACTTTAGAGGGTGCCCTGACCAGAAGGACTTTTGGAAGTTCTGTGCGACCTTTGCAAATCCTTTTAATTAGTCATATCGGTTTCATTTTCTCCGTCAATTTGCGTTGGTGTAGATCTGGCAAAAACTTCTCGTCTTCAAATTCTATCAATGTGTACTTTCGTATTCATTCTGCGTTTGTGCGTCGCGGGACCCCCTTTAGGAATGCCTAGTACGTTCCCCGGCTTCATAGGACGCAGGGATGCCTAGTTTGGGAGGCCCTGATCGTTTCACATATAAGAAACCTTTTTGATACGTCTGATAATTAAATGAAACTCACGGCATATGTTTCCCTCTGCACAGACAGTGTGCAGCTTACAGTTCCCTCGGTTCTTTCCCTGGCAGCTTTCCCCCACTTCAAGTTCTGTGAATTGTACCACACAACACTTTATTAGAAATGACTGAAATGATAAGATATATTTTGAAGTGTTCCAGAAATtgctctccacacacacaaacacactcgcacacgaacacacacacacacacacacacacacacttacacacacacacacacacacacacacacacacacacacacacaatcacacaatcacacacaagcCACCACACTCGtgtcgattcccagtctatctgaaatcCTTTAGTTAAAACTGTGTTAAATGCAGTTACTGCATAAAATGTTTGATAatagagaaaacaagtcgcgtaaggcgaaaatacaacatttagtcaagtagctgtccaactcacagaatgaaactgaacgcaatgcaatttgtcagcaagaccgtatactcgttgcatcgtcagtccaccgctcatggcaaaggcagggacattgacaagaagagcggggtagtagttgcgctgagaaggatagcacgcttttctgtacctctcttcgttttaactttctgagcgtgtttttaatccaaacatatcatatctatatgtttttggaatcaggaaccgaccaggaataagatgaacgtgtttttaaattgatttcgaaaatttgattttgataataatttttatatttttaattttcagagcttgtttttaatccaaatataacatatttatatgtttttggaatcagaaaatgatggagaataagatgaacgtaaaatttggatcgttttataaatttttattttttttttacaattttcagatttttaatgaccaaagtcattaattaatttttaagccaccaaactgaaatgcaataccgaagtccgggcttcgtcgaacattacttgaccaaaatgtcaaccaatttgaaaaatgagggcgtgacagtgccgcctcaacttttacaaaaagccggatatgacgtcatcaaaggtatttatcgaaaaaaagaaaaaaacgttcggggatatcaatcccaggaactttcatgtaaaatttcataaagatcggtccagtagtttggtctgaatcgctctacacgcacgcacacacacatacacacacacacacacatacaccacgaccctcgtttcgattccccctctatgttaaaacatttagtcaaaacttgactaaatgtaagaaAAACACCCCTTTGTACTCAATAACCAGTGTGTTGCAATCGGTGTGAATTGGAATCTCGAGTTGGCCGAGGATTATGTGTCCTAAAATCTACATTCTGCAGACTCATCAGTGTTCCTACTGGCAACCCCGTGTGCACggatgcgcacgaaaaagatcctacTTTTACAGTTAAAGTCTCAGGGATTGGAAACATCAACACGCGCATGCATgttttccattttaagacctgattttctcagggttGTGTTGGTCTTAAAAAAAGGATTCCACTGCCTATGacgctaccccccccccccccccgccgcgccccccccccccccccaaaaagaccTGTTCCAGCTGCATGACATTATGTTCAAGAGAACTCCTTTTGtgacctgtatcaatccatttAGTTATTCAAACCTAAGAATATTTTACATATTCAAACTTTCATAACACCCAACCTCCTTCCAACCACCATCACTAGTCTGACATACTCAACATCCCCCAAATGTTTTTAGACGAGTAATAAACAGGGCTCTCAGGCCGATTTTAATGCACAGTCGCCTCCCGGGCcaacttttgtttcatttgacagACAAATGCATATAGTCTATGAAACAACCTTTCTAGCTACCCAAAAGTGGCAATTACAGCTATACGCAATTTTAAGGCAAAGTAGCTCAGATATTTTGACAAATGCATTTTAGAAAAAAATCACTTTGTTGCTAAAAACAGCAATATCAGCTTAACCGCAGGCAGCAGAGTAAATATTTCTGAGTGAACTATCAAGTAATTTgaaggtgttaaacagcaaGTAAAAAGATTGTTTGTGTGCAATACATAGGAACACGAGGAGGCCTTGCTCcataaaaaaaagcaaaagtaTCAACGGAAAGTGTTTACacacatgaccccgctgtgaccccaaaatatGACGGGGGTAAACCAAACTAGGGTTATGTTGGCAGATAATCAAATGTTTAAGTGTTCAAAGTtgcaaagctctagcttcaaaaaagCCTCAATGTTAGGTTATTAtgaatcgaacatgaccccctATAACCCCAAcacttgacgagggtcaatcaaactAAGTCAGGTCGGGAGATTATCAAACTCTAGGAGTGTGCAAGgattcaaagctctagcttcaaaaacttCTGAGATAaactcaacgttaagtttttatgaaacgaccatgaccccgctgtgatcCTAAACTTTAACGAGGGTCAACCAACCTGGAATCACTTCGTGCGATCATCAAACCCTATACGTGTGCAAAGTAGCAGAGGTCTTGCTTGAAAAACATCTTAGATATAAACCTCAACGTTAACTTTTTTGTccacggacggacagacggacacataTAAATCCTAAaactcaccaattactcaggtgagtcaaaaatggaaaCATTCAGGAATGCCTCACAAATACCAAAATAAACCTCATCATACCATGACATATAAAGATAAAACTTAAATTACACATCGTGCATCACACATTTAGAACAATATCCTTTCTCCACTGATTAAAAATAACAGGAAGCACTGTTCAACTAGATATTAGACTGCTATATGACAAGAAGAGATAATCGAAGCAAGACTCCCAGTTGAACTTTACATGTGTACTCACTGCATGTGCGACTGACGTCACAGACTGTTCCTGTTTCGCAAGATATTGTCTTACCATGACAGAATTCTCCCACCGGTAGTTCTGAAACAGACGcaatgaaaaacaagaaaagcaaatgcttgcaCACAACTCGCCTTCGttccccccgcccctccctgaaccacctaaCCCCTTACAAGAcgcccttccttttaagaccccaaacCCCCGAtaagacattttcaagaccctgttttctaagatgatctgttcataacctctgtaagtttacccccattataagacctGATGTTCTCAGGGTTTTGTCGGTctaaaaggaggattccactaccCGCTGTGACCCTAaaacttgacgagggtcaatcacACTTTGGTCAAATCGGCAACTTATCAAACCCAAGAAGTGTGCaaggtttcaaagctctaggttcacaaacatccgagataacttCAACGTTAAatttttatgaaacgaacatgaccccgctgtgaccccaaaatatGACAAGGGTCAAGcaaactggggtcacttcgtGAGATCATTAAATCCTAAAAGTGTGCGAAGTGTCAGAGGTCAAGCTTgaaaaaacatccgagataaacTCAATGTTAAGTTGTTTGTCCACGGACATACGGATGaatcaggtgagtcaaaaatagaATAGCTGGATTTACTTCAC from Littorina saxatilis isolate snail1 linkage group LG16, US_GU_Lsax_2.0, whole genome shotgun sequence encodes the following:
- the LOC138951361 gene encoding multiple epidermal growth factor-like domains protein 10, whose product is MGIEIGGPCEDQLDLCLSGGRCREGVCECNTEVAVQNGSRCEPLEKNAGGPCTGLCEDPNAICEENNDTCICLPGYHIDKLDFSCKLPVGEFCHGKTISCETGTVCDVSRTCKLEVGESCQGKNRGNCKLHTVCAEGNICRLPLGGDCSGAMKSNCDVSTVCDATGVCKKRVGSVCSTTSIMPLCVWGAKCVDSTCLCDTANTYEDIDTQICWVGLFRESADFRGHNLRIPLK